One segment of Bacteroides caecimuris DNA contains the following:
- a CDS encoding nucleoside hydrolase, which yields MFKYIAIILITISLFCSCVQQKETTSAIPVILDTDVGNDIDDVLAMQMLLNYEKKGKIDLLGITISKCNPYSLEYIDAYCRFNDKNDIPLGYAYNGMNTDDGHYLRQTLDTIIDGNKILHSKRNLKDHIPEGYKLLRKLLAAQENHSVVFIALGPETNLARLLISEADEYSELDGKALVAQKVKLLSVMGGLYGNEFDFPEWNIINDLNAAQITFKEWPTPIIASGWELGNKIRYPHQSILNDFADSYKHPLCVSYKIYQEMPYDRETWDLTSVLQAIEPDNNYFNLSEKGTITIDSIGQSMFSTSENGKHQYLTIQGEENIQATRKALIRQVTGKEN from the coding sequence ATGTTCAAATATATAGCAATCATTCTAATAACCATCTCTTTATTCTGTTCCTGTGTACAACAAAAAGAGACAACTTCTGCAATTCCTGTCATACTCGACACAGATGTTGGAAATGATATCGATGATGTTTTAGCCATGCAAATGCTGCTTAATTATGAGAAAAAAGGAAAAATTGATTTGTTAGGCATCACTATAAGCAAGTGTAATCCTTATTCACTGGAATATATTGACGCTTATTGTCGTTTCAATGACAAAAATGACATACCTTTAGGCTATGCTTATAATGGAATGAATACAGATGACGGACATTATCTCCGCCAAACGCTGGATACTATTATTGATGGAAATAAAATATTGCATTCTAAAAGAAACCTAAAAGATCATATTCCGGAAGGATATAAGCTGTTGCGTAAATTGCTGGCAGCGCAAGAAAATCATTCTGTAGTATTTATAGCTTTAGGCCCGGAAACAAATCTAGCCCGTTTACTCATCTCGGAAGCAGATGAATACAGCGAGTTGGATGGAAAAGCCTTGGTAGCACAAAAGGTAAAATTACTATCTGTCATGGGAGGACTCTATGGTAATGAATTCGACTTCCCTGAATGGAACATTATTAATGACCTAAATGCAGCCCAAATTACTTTCAAAGAATGGCCTACTCCAATTATTGCCAGCGGATGGGAACTAGGAAACAAGATTCGATATCCTCATCAAAGTATATTAAATGATTTCGCTGACAGTTATAAACATCCTCTGTGCGTATCATATAAAATATATCAGGAAATGCCATATGACAGAGAAACATGGGATTTGACATCCGTGCTACAAGCCATAGAACCGGACAATAATTATTTCAATTTATCCGAGAAAGGAACAATCACCATAGACAGTATCGGACAAAGTATGTTTTCTACTTCTGAAAATGGGAAACACCAATATCTCACTATTCAAGGGGAAGAAAATATTCAGGCAACCCGCAAGGCACTTATAAGACAAGTGACAGGAAAAGAAAATTGA
- a CDS encoding GRP family sugar transporter: MYIVNSYPLAIIFCFITMICWGSWGNTQKLASKNWRYELYYWDYTIGILLFALLLVFTLGNFGDSGRGFLEDIQQVEAAYIASALIGGVIFNASNILLSASVSIAGMAVAFPLGVGLALVLGVFINYFSSPKGDPFWLFTGVVLIVIAIICNGIAAGKNQKAGTNNSKKGIILAAIAGILMSFFYRFVAAAMDLNNFESPTTGMATPYTAFFIFAIGIFLSNFLFNTLVMKRPFVGIPVTYKEYFAGKASTHMVGILGGCIWGLGTALSYIAAGKAGAAISYALGQGAPMIAALWGVFIWKEFTGSPKATNRLLGVMFILFILGLTFIVISGGS, from the coding sequence ATGTATATAGTCAATAGTTACCCCTTAGCTATTATCTTCTGCTTTATCACAATGATATGCTGGGGATCGTGGGGGAATACCCAAAAACTGGCCAGTAAGAATTGGCGTTATGAACTTTATTATTGGGACTACACCATCGGCATCTTGCTGTTCGCCCTACTTCTGGTATTCACACTAGGAAATTTCGGAGATTCGGGAAGAGGTTTTCTGGAAGACATCCAACAAGTGGAAGCGGCATATATTGCCAGTGCACTTATCGGAGGAGTTATTTTCAATGCTTCCAATATTCTCCTTTCCGCCTCTGTATCCATTGCCGGGATGGCGGTAGCTTTTCCATTAGGAGTAGGACTGGCATTAGTATTGGGAGTGTTCATTAATTATTTCAGCTCTCCCAAAGGAGATCCGTTCTGGCTATTCACAGGAGTCGTGCTGATTGTTATCGCCATCATTTGCAACGGTATTGCAGCCGGTAAGAATCAGAAGGCGGGAACCAATAACAGCAAAAAGGGAATTATTCTTGCTGCTATTGCCGGTATACTGATGTCATTCTTTTACCGGTTTGTCGCCGCTGCCATGGATTTGAACAACTTTGAATCACCGACAACCGGAATGGCAACTCCTTATACCGCATTCTTCATCTTTGCTATCGGAATCTTCCTAAGCAACTTCCTCTTCAATACACTTGTGATGAAGCGTCCGTTCGTCGGTATACCTGTCACCTACAAAGAATATTTTGCAGGGAAAGCGAGTACACACATGGTAGGAATTCTCGGAGGATGCATCTGGGGATTAGGTACGGCATTAAGCTACATTGCTGCAGGAAAAGCGGGAGCAGCCATTTCTTATGCACTTGGACAAGGAGCACCGATGATTGCTGCTCTTTGGGGTGTTTTCATCTGGAAAGAATTTACCGGTAGCCCCAAAGCAACAAACAGACTTTTGGGAGTCATGTTTATATTATTCATTTTAGGCCTGACATTCATTGTCATCTCAGGAGGAAGCTAA
- a CDS encoding NUDIX hydrolase: MKHPLAQFLYCPECGSPHFEVNNEKSKKCTDCGFVYYFNPSAATVALILNEKNELLVCRRAKEPAKGTLDLPGGFIDMNETGEEGVAREVLEETGLKVKKAVYQFTLPNIYVYSGFPVHTLDMFFLCTVEDMSHFSAMDDVADSFFLPLSEIHPEDFGLDSIRRGLSLFLAQCR, encoded by the coding sequence ATGAAACACCCTCTAGCTCAATTCCTATATTGTCCTGAATGTGGTTCTCCGCATTTCGAGGTAAATAACGAAAAGTCCAAAAAATGTACAGATTGCGGCTTTGTCTATTACTTTAACCCTTCCGCTGCTACTGTGGCACTTATCTTGAATGAGAAAAACGAATTGCTTGTTTGCCGACGTGCTAAAGAACCGGCAAAGGGAACTCTTGATCTTCCCGGAGGATTTATTGATATGAACGAGACAGGTGAAGAAGGTGTTGCCCGCGAAGTACTGGAAGAAACAGGGCTGAAAGTTAAAAAAGCCGTTTACCAGTTCACACTTCCCAATATTTATGTTTATTCAGGTTTCCCTGTACATACTCTCGATATGTTTTTCCTCTGCACTGTAGAAGACATGAGCCATTTCTCCGCCATGGATGATGTAGCAGATTCTTTCTTCCTACCTCTCTCCGAGATTCATCCGGAAGATTTTGGGTTGGATTCTATCCGTCGCGGACTTAGCTTGTTTCTAGCTCAATGCCGCTAA